Within Quercus lobata isolate SW786 chromosome 5, ValleyOak3.0 Primary Assembly, whole genome shotgun sequence, the genomic segment GTCCACAACTAATTGAAGGGAGCATATATACAATTACAAATTTCTTAGTAGAAGAATATAAAGGGAACTATCGTCCAGTACATAACGATCTCAAAATACTTTTTAATTCAACAACTTcagtcacaaaattcaaaggaTTTGACCATTCAATACCTCAGGTCCAATTTGAATTTGCTGATTATGGAACAATAGCTTCCCGTTGTTATAACACAACTTACTTAACtggtaatttatattattttacaagCCAAGCATCTACTTTTACAGagctaaaaaataatgcaattcatatcttaatattgactttttttaaaaaaaataatgtgctCTTAACAGATGTGATTGGCATATTGGACTACATTGGAGCCATTGAGGAGATCAAAACAAGAGGGCGTCCAACAAAGATAAGAAACATTCAACTGTTGTTAGAAGAGTAAGAtatatatacattattttaaacttatatgttataatttttaaataactcaAACTTACATATAAACAACTTCAGGAACAAATCTGTTCAAACAACTTTATTGGGAAATACTGCACAACAAATAGATGATGATTtctacaaaacaaataaagggCCATTCATAGTAATAGTCACTTCAACTATAGTGAAAACTTTCAGAGGTAACAATTGATTAACTCATTTATCAAATATGTAATGTTTATGTATCTATAAtacttataaattttataacttttttatagGTCAATATCAGCTATCATCCACTTTTGCAACAAAGCTGTACGTAAATTTAAACATTCCAGAAGTTGCAGAAATGAGAAACAAGTAAGTACTATTACACTTTTTCTTTACAAGAGTGTACCTACTTAGCAATATTCCTTAAATGATAGATATATACAAATAGAAACTGTTCTGTTATTGTTTTTATGAGTTATACATAAATTTTGATTAGATACAGCACAAAAGACATAAACGTAAAAGATATACTGCCAAAGGGACTCCCTAAAATTCAAGATGCAGAACTGGccttacataataaaaaaacagtTGTTGAAATAAAGAACTTGGAATGGAACTTAGAGACAAAGGTATCAACTATATTCTTACATCATGAATTTATCGTAATTAGTAACTGTTTATGTGTTTTGTAAtaagatataattttataaattgactaATCTTTGTGTTATAGAACTTGATGGTAACATGCAATGCCAAAATCATTAATATCAACAACAAATATGGATGGTATTATGTTGCATGCCTTATATGCAAGACGAAAGTGAAACAAGTCAAAGGAGTTCTATGGTGTGAACGTTGTAAAAATGAGCCAAAATTTGCAGTCCCaaggtaattaaaaaaaatgatttgtaaattctaaaacacacacaaattatatataatattctaTTAACAACTTTGTATCTAAAATAGCTATAGAATACAAGTCCAAGTACAAGATGAGACCGGCTCAACCACATTCATATCGTTTGACAAAGGAGCTGagaaaattatttctaaaactGCAAAAGAACTTGTAGAGATGCAAGAAGAggtaatttaatatataaatgtcagccctatatatttattttctgaaaactaAAGTTTTAATACTTTCTTACCAATgttgcatgtatatatatattttgctaatTGTATGATACTTTGTTTATACAGATGTTGAAATTAGATGAGAATACTTTACCAAAagagattcaaaaaataattggcAATGAATATTTGTTCCAACTGCATCTTGATGAATATAATTTGAagtatggaaaagaaaattacacggtctcaaaaattttggagatGGAAATTTCACATAAGCAAAAAGACTCAAGTAAAGTTGAAGAACATCAGGTGATTGAAACATACTTACTCCAACTTGCTTACTATATGATTCAAACATTAGTCTACACATAATCTACTTTACATATCTAACTAATGCAAATTATTTCAGGACACAATGGaggaaattgtaagaaaatCAAGGAAGGACAAGTACATAGCCagtcaaaaaatagaaataggagAAACATCTGTACAAAGACCTGAAAGAATGCCGCTCCAAATGCTTCAAAAACATCAAAAGAGTACTAAGCAAATTgctacaaagaagaaaaaaaactgaaCTCTAATGTATATACTACCTTACTCTAAGAGTCTTTATGTATTTCATAGtattgttaattattttttttttctttagaagaCTAAACTGAATGTACTGAATAAAGCTGACAGATTAGGATAGCGTTACtataaaatgtaattatatttcACAATTCGGTATGTTAGACACTATGATGGTCCCAAAATGGCTGATTTCAAAGTGTATAAGCTGAATGAAGAATGTAATCGATAggattttctttaataaaataaatagattttcCCCTACTGTTCTGTTGTTGAAAAGTAAGAAGTTATGTGTGTTCAGCTActgcatctctatttttttagttattttaatttttcaacaaaGTCAATATAGTGTATATAATTGTATTGTGGCTGTTTGGATTAATTATATATCTACTTGaatacatcaaaattttccttataatGTCTATTGTgactattttttcttctcatcatcTATtgagctgtttttttttttttttttttttttaagagaaaatctTTTGAGTAGTTGAATGCATGCTCGGTTGCTTAATGGAACACTATGGAGTTTTACCTAAGAAATATGATAAGTTAAAACACATTGTTTTTTGAAATAGTATGCCATGGTTTAGATATATAAATCTAacaatctaaatttttctttccatttctttaCAATGTATAGTATATATTAAAAGCAATTACCTGTATTTTCTTCTACTTATGAGAATTTAAATGATCCCGCGCCTTGCGCGGGTTAaacactagtatatataatagcagaagctgagagaaaatgaATTCCTAGAATTAAGGAGGTAATGACAAATACGAAAAGTACCTACCTAAAATTCAGACATGTATAACTTTAAAAAGCGATACATTATATTGTTTGGCAAGGATACAACAccgtttaaaaaaataaataaatactaaccggttaaaatacaattaaatgGGCTTACAATACTCCCAAAAAACACTTGCGTTACTGAGAAcggagaaggagagagagatcgagagatcaAAAACTGAAACCCAAAACATCAGACAACAATCAAGATGAAGAAGAGTCGTACAGTCTCTTCCAATATccccaaactctctctctctcttctcacgAACCCTaatctttttcttcaagaataTTCAATCCCTTCAATCCAAGCTACAGGTTTGTTCTTTAATTTAATCTTTTTCCAATTTAAGATTCACGTATTTGTTTCTTTCCCTCTATATTATTGAATTcctcaaatttttaaatttttttgaaaaatcagatttgaatcGATCTTTGTGTGTGTATGGCGAACGGTACGGATTCGGAGGAGTTCGTGTTGCTATCTTGGGTTCGGACGGGTCACAAGTGCGAGTTCGCCTTCGCAATGAAGGCGCAATCAGAGATCTGCAGGTCCTTGGTTCGAACCCGGTCCAGGAAGACCCGGAATGAGGCTGTGGCGACCAATAGAAGCAAGAAATTGAAGAAGTCGGATCCGAAGGACGTCGAGAACGACGAAGTTATGGATCAAAAGGCGAAGGATTTGGGCGATTCGATGAGTGAGGAGGAAGCGAAAAGCGACGTGGTGGACCTAACGAGCGACGACGAGCCGAAGGGGCACGTTGGAGAATCGGAATTGGTCGGAGAAGGGGGTTCCAAGAAGGACAAGTCAATGCCGGTTTTTGACAAGGAATTGAAGGGTGGAGTGGTTGAAATGGTTCAGAATCCTGTGAAGGAAGAGGAATTAGTGTGTGAAAGCAAGCCGAATGTGAATGAAGAGATGAAGACAAAGCCAGGAGTTGAGAAAACGAATGAGGATTTGGTTAACAATGAGAAGATTGAGGGGGTTggcataatgtttttttttttttttttggtttctctctTAATCAAATATTGTTTCTGCCAGTAGTTTGCATGGTTAATTGATGGGGTAATgctctttttttgggtgctCTTTCTTTGTATGTTTTTCCTTGGCGTATATAACCTTTGGCTTTCTATTTGCTTTCTAATgtattctgttttttttttttttaattcaaatgtCTTTCATTAATGTTTCCTTTACCTTTttgctttctctatttcttattGTGTTGATTATAGGGTTTTGATTGAGGATTTTGGGTTAAATATGGTTTCGATAAAGGTATTTTggttataatttgtttttgcttagctttggttttggtttggatatttggatgatttttttttttggggtaatttTGCAATCATCATAGAGAGCAGACTGAATCAATATTGGATAGcgtcttttgcttttttgttaGATTTCTGATTCAATATCTTGGTTTCTCCGTTTGTGTTTGGCTTTTGGTGGGCATCCAGATTGGAATATATATTGACTTTATATGTGGCATTGAAAATTTCATTGTAATGTGGCAACTGTGGAATGATAAGGTAGTGGGCAATGATTATGATCATTGTCAAAGACAATTGTGAAGAAGGCTTTAGACCTTTAGATTTGTTCTATTAATGTTCTCCAGATTTTTTGCTTTCTTACTCTTTTTTCATGCTTGATCTGTTCTTCTTTCCCCCCTATGTATGACgcttttattagatttttttttccctgtttatCTGTCATTGATTTTCCATCTATGTATAGAGCAGAAAGTagaaaagtcaattttttttcctgattttaAATTCAGTTACTTCTTCATTCTGCAGCCTTTGAAATGATTTGGCTTTGCTTggaatgtttggatttattttttggggtacTCCAGACTTATAATTCAAATGATAAGATATTTAGATTGTTTTAATACTTGGGCTGTTAATTAATATACAACAGATTTATCTTAACTGAGTTAACAGTGTTTGCTTGACTGTTGGCTGAGTTTTGTAGCATGATAcgtgtttgacaaaatgtcttATGGACTTgcattttaattctttagaattATGTTGTTCAGAAAATATATACTTGCAAAACAAATCCTCTGACTTTTAATACCATTAAGATGATTGCACTATAGACTCAGAGGTATTAAAAGATGGTTGTATTATTGACTCATAAAATAGACGCCTACAAAAGAGAAGGCCAAGGATGGCCCATAGCTGTATGATGCCAGTTACTATCTTTTCGATCCAAggttctttttctctcttttgtttttttggtaatatgTTTGAAATATTCACAGAGGAAAGCCTCCAGACCATAACCACCACCTTATACTTTGTAGGGCTAGAGTTGTCATTGTTCACAAAGGTCAATGATCTGCTTATTTACTTTGATTTCAAGGaaacatttaaaatataaatgaaaacaaacCAGCAGCAgttttacataaataaatttttaaagtaaacatACTAGAATTGAGATACTTACTTCAATGCTTTTGACTGGCTTAGTGTAGGGGGATCTCCTGGGTTCTGCACGTCTAAATATTGTAGTGCTTTTTACACTTAAACTCACATGActgaatttaaatatataactaCAAGGAACTTATTGTGCATTTTTCATTCTTGAAGAGAATCTTCATGTTGATGATCATGACATGTATTggtttggggaaaaaaatatagttgCACTTTTAATGGTTTTCAACTCACTATGaatataatttagtataaaTGTGTCCACATCTTTATTTGATTAAGCTTCAGTTGCATAAGAAAGTTAAGCTTAAAGTACGTAATATGGATatgttttacacattttgatgAATCGTTTTCCTTATATGTCAAACATtgtaagaaacaaaaaacaaattgttgTAGGAAAACCAAAGGCTGCCAACTCCATCAACAATCAAAAAATAGAAGTAGCAGAAAGTTCAACTAATAATTCTCCACTTGCTTCCCTCATAATTGTTGAAGCTCTAAAATGCCAATCCAAATGCTtcacaaataattaaataacttatctttccttttttttttcttgaaggaAACATATATTTTATTGCAATTGCATCAAGGATAAATTGTAACTAGAAATTGCATCAGACTTGAATTGGGTTGAATAGAAAgtattgacttttaaaaaaaaatagaaaactaatccaaaaaaaaaaaatgcctctACGATATAAGTTGCATTGTTAGGAATATCCTGCGCATTGTGCGGGTTAAAGACTAGTTTTTAGT encodes:
- the LOC115989467 gene encoding replication protein A 70 kDa DNA-binding subunit A-like isoform X1, with amino-acid sequence MKKIIQIQKNMEYTNLKQILRDKDNSKVKVKVLRTWDAINIANNNDLISLDMILVDKEGTLIHASIRKSLAQSFRPQLIEGSIYTITNFLVEEYKGNYRPVHNDLKILFNSTTSVTKFKGFDHSIPQVQFEFADYGTIASRCYNTTYLTDVIGILDYIGAIEEIKTRGRPTKIRNIQLLLEENKSVQTTLLGNTAQQIDDDFYKTNKGPFIVIVTSTIVKTFRGQYQLSSTFATKLYVNLNIPEVAEMRNKYSTKDINVKDILPKGLPKIQDAELALHNKKTVVEIKNLEWNLETKNLMVTCNAKIININNKYGWYYVACLICKTKVKQVKGVLWCERCKNEPKFAVPSYRIQVQVQDETGSTTFISFDKGAEKIISKTAKELVEMQEEMLKLDENTLPKEIQKIIGNEYLFQLHLDEYNLKYGKENYTVSKILEMEISHKQKDSSKVEEHQDTMEEIVRKSRKDKYIASQKIEIGETSVQRPERMPLQMLQKHQKSTKQIATKKKKN
- the LOC115989467 gene encoding replication protein A 70 kDa DNA-binding subunit A-like isoform X2, whose amino-acid sequence is MKKIIQIQKNMEYTNLKQILRDKDNSKVKVKVLRTWDAINIANNNDLISLDMILVDKEGTLIHASIRKSLAQSFRPQLIEGSIYTITNFLVEEYKGNYRPVHNDLKILFNSTTSVTKFKGFDHSIPQVQFEFADYGTIASRCYNTTYLTDVIGILDYIGAIEEIKTRGRPTKIRNIQLLLEENKSVQTTLLGNTAQQIDDDFYKTNKGPFIVIVTSTIVKTFRGQYQLSSTFATKLYVNLNIPEVAEMRNNTKDINVKDILPKGLPKIQDAELALHNKKTVVEIKNLEWNLETKNLMVTCNAKIININNKYGWYYVACLICKTKVKQVKGVLWCERCKNEPKFAVPSYRIQVQVQDETGSTTFISFDKGAEKIISKTAKELVEMQEEMLKLDENTLPKEIQKIIGNEYLFQLHLDEYNLKYGKENYTVSKILEMEISHKQKDSSKVEEHQDTMEEIVRKSRKDKYIASQKIEIGETSVQRPERMPLQMLQKHQKSTKQIATKKKKN
- the LOC115989192 gene encoding protein hsr-9-like, encoding MANGTDSEEFVLLSWVRTGHKCEFAFAMKAQSEICRSLVRTRSRKTRNEAVATNRSKKLKKSDPKDVENDEVMDQKAKDLGDSMSEEEAKSDVVDLTSDDEPKGHVGESELVGEGGSKKDKSMPVFDKELKGGVVEMVQNPVKEEELVCESKPNVNEEMKTKPGVEKTNEDLVNNEKIEGVGIMFFFFFLVSLLIKYCFCQ